Within Sorangiineae bacterium MSr11367, the genomic segment CGAACGATGCATCCGGGCAATGCTCCTTCGCCAGCGCCACCAATTCGTCCCCCACCGCATTCACGTTGGCTCCGGGCGGCGGGCGGAACGAAGCGGTGAGCACCGCGCGCTCGGGCACCACGTTGAAGGCGACCCCGCCCTCGAGCCCGGCGATGTTCGTGCACATGCCGGTGAAGCCGGCCGGACCGCGACCGCGTTGCGCCTTGCCCCAGTCATCCCAGGCCACCGCCACACGTGCCAGCTCGGCCAGCGGCGCCCGCATCGTGTCGGCGCGGGAGGAGTGCCCGCCCTCGCCGCGCAAGGTCGCCTTGATGCCCAGAATGCCGCGATGCCTCACGCCGACGCGCACGCTGGTGGGCTCGCACACGATGGCCCGGGTGATGCCCTTCGTGTACGCGCTCGCGAGAAACGCCGTCATGCAGGTGCTGCTCACCTCTTCGTCGCCCGAGAAGAGCACGCCGACGTTGCGCGGCCTCACCGCATCGAGCGCGGTCAAAATCGAGGCGATGGCGCCCTTCGTGTCGCACGATCCCAGCCCGTAAACGCGGCCGTCCTTTCGCCACGGATCGAACGGGTTCCCCGTCCAGCCTGCATTGACGGGCACCGTGTCGATGTGGGCGTTCACCAAGAGATCCGGCTCACCCCAGCGTGCGTACACGTACGCGCCCCGCGCACCCCCGCTCGTGCGCGGCACCTCGACCACCGTGACATCGTCCGGGGCGCGGGCGCCCAGCTCCTCGGCGAGCAGCGCCGCCAGCTTGGGCTCGTCCCCGCCCGGGTTGTGCGTGTCGACGCGTATGAGGTGCTCCAACAGGGCAATCGGATCCGTCGTGCGTGCCATCACGCCCCAGTATTGACCGCCCCATCTTTCTCCGCAACGCCGGAGAACGACCGAGGCCTCGCCGGCAGGCGCAAGGTGAAACACGCCCCCTTGTCGCGGCCGTCGCTGTCCGCGGTCAGCGCGCCATTCAGCTCGCCCGCGGCGAAGGCGCAGCTGTGCAGGCCGAACCCGTGGCCGTGCTGCCGCGTCGAATAGCCATATCGAAATATGTCTTTCATGTTCTCGGACGGAATCCCATCTCCGTTGTCGCTCACCTCGATGGCAATTCCGGGGCGGCCATTTTCGTAAATCTCACGGAGACGAATGCCCACCACGCCTTGCTCGCGTCCGGCGGCTTGAATCGCATCGCGCGCATTGCTGAAAAGATTGACCAGGATCTGCACCACCTTGTGGCGCTCGACCAACACCTCGGGCACCGAGCCGTAGTCCTTCTCCACCGTGATGGACATCGCGGCGTCGTGCTCCACCCGTGCCACCATCAGCGCGTCCTCGACCAGCGCCGACGGCGCCACTTCCTCCACGGCACCGCCCACGCCTGCGTAATTCTGCTGCCACGTCACCACGGTCTTCGCATGGTCGACCATGCCCTGCAGATTCCCCAGCTCGGCCAGGATGCGCGCTTGCTCGTCGGCGAGCGCGCTGGCGAGGCTGCGCACGAACGCAGGGACCAACTTCCCCCGTTCGTCGCCGGTGAGAAATGTACCGAGATCGCCCTGATGCGCGTCGAGCAGCTCCGCCAGCCTCTGCACGTCCTTGACCTTCGACTCCGCGACCAGTGAGCTCGTCACCTGGCTGGAGATGTTCACGCTGTTGAGCGCATTGCCGATGTTGTGCAACACCCCCGTCGCAATCTCCGCCATCCCCGCTTTTCGCGCGGTGGCCAGCAAGTCCGCGTGCATCGCATCGCGTTCTCGCTGAAACCGTTGCCGCTCCTCCATTTGCGAATAGAGAAGCTCGTTCTTCGCCGAAAGCTCGCTGTTCAACGACGACAATGCGTCGTTCGCGCACCGCGCTTCGTCGCTGCGGGCCGCCACCGCATCGATGACGTTGTTGATGCCCAGGACCAAGTGTCGAAAGCTTCCCGAATACCCGTGCTCCTTGCCGCGCATATCCATTTCGCCCGCCCGGAATGCCGCGAATAGACTCTCCGTTTCCCGCAAAAGCCGCGTGATGGTCTCTTGCATCCCCCGAAACGCAAACGCCAGATCGCCAATCTCGTCGCGCTCGGTCACGGCGATCTCCTGCTGCAGATTGCCTGCGGCGACCTTCTTCGACACGGAGATGATCTCGCCCAGCGGCCGTACGATCGTACGGTTTACGAACCATATCCCCAATAGCAGCGACGCCACGGCGATGATCAGAATCGCCGCCTGCAGCCCGCGCGAGAGCGCCCGATTGTTTCGCACGATGGCCGCGCGGATGGGCAACAGATTTTGCAGCTCCTCGGCCACGTACGCATCCACGTCGCGCCGCGAATAGTCGACGATCTTGTCCACCAGCTCGATGCTCTCGACCAGCGCCGGCGTCCGCTCCTGCCGGTCGACGTAGCCAATGGCCAGCGACGTGTGCTCCTCGAGACTGCGCACCAGACCCTCGAGTCCGTGAATCGTGGAAACACTGTCGAGATGCGACGGCGGCGTATTGTTTCGCGCCTCGTCGCAGATGCGGTGCAACTCCTGCAAATGCAACTCGACGCGCGCCTTCGTTTCGGGTCGCGGCGCGCGCTCGTACGAATCGACCTCGCGGTCCACGTCGGAGACCAGGGCGGGCATCCGGCTGACCAGGAGCAGGTTGTCGAAGATGCGGTCGTACGGGGCGATACTGGCGGTGAGAAAGTAATATACGAACAAAGAACCCGCGCTCATGACTGCTACCAAGGCCAGCAGCATGGCGTTGAGTTTCGATTTGATCGATACGTTCATTCGCTCACTTTGTTCTTCTCTTTCAATGCCATAATCCACGGCTCCGTGAAATCCGTTGTGTCGCCGAATGCGGGCACGAAGCGGTGAAGCGTCTCCAAAGTCACCTTTTCGCCGCGCGGCAGCATTTCGCGGGCGACCATCACCGGCTCGAGTGAATAGTAATGCGGCACCGGTCGCCCGGCGATTCGGTAGCCCAAAATGCGCACCTGCACGCGGCCGACCGCCGCCGCCGGACATCCCACCGTGGCGACCCAGGGGCTTTCCGGATCTTGGATCATGTCCAAATCCTCGTTGGCCACGTCGATGCCATACACTTTGATCTCCGAGCGCCCGGCCTTGCGGATGGCCGCCGCGGCGCCGCGTGCGAACTCGTCCCACGTTGCCCACACCGCATCGATGGTGCCTTTGGGGTGCGCCTTCAGCACCTCGGCCATCTGCACCTCGGTCTGCAGCGCGCTGTTGTTCGTGGCCTTGCCGAATCGCTCGACCTCGTGGATGCCGGGAGCCTCGGCCATCATCCGCGTGTACGTCTGCATCCGCTTTTCCATCGGGGCGAATCCCGGCACCCAGATGTGAACGATGTTCGCCTTTCCACCCGTGTCCTTCAGTAATCGGGTGAGGCCGATTTCGGCGATTTTATGGTCGTTCTGATCCATCATCGTCACTTCGGGGAGCGGAAGCTCGTTGTCGAAGCTGACGATGGGAATGCCTCGCGCCACCGCGCGCTCGGCGCCTTTGCGCAATAACTCGGGATCCCCGTGCGAAATGAGAATACCGTCCACCTTCTGCAGCACGGCATTGTCGAGCATGTCCGCCATGGCCTTGCGGTCGTTGCGCGCATCCATCACATCGAGCGCGAGCCCGAGCGAGGCGGCCTCGCTTTTCACGCCCTCCAAATATTGGGAGGCGTGCGCCGACGATGAGAATTCCACGATGGCCACGACCCGGGGGCGCTTGCGAAAGGCCTCGGGAACGTCGACGCCGGCACCGGCGCCCGAGGCTTGCATGGAGGTCGCCGCCCTCAGGCCAACGAAGCCTGCCGCCAGCATCAGCGCGCACGCAACGGCCCCTAGAGCCACATGTTTCTTCATGGCCGACCCTCCTTTACCGCGACTTCACATCAAGTAACCTTCGCGCGGGCTTTGCGGAGCCACCTGGACGTCAGCGACCACGCTAGGTCGAGCACGTCTTTGCTGTCGAATGGCTTCTTGAGCAGACGCAATCCAGTGCGATTGAGGCGTCGAATGACGTCGTGCCACGAGTAGTCGGAGTAGGCGCTGCAGATGACCACCTCCAGCTCGGGATCGCGATCGATCATGTGTTTGATCGTTTCGACCCCGTCCCAACCCGGCGGCATCTTCATGTCGACGAAGGCCAGCGCGTAGGGACGGCCACGCTCGCAGGCGCGCACCACCATTTCGTAGCCGGCTTGGCCTTGGGTGGCCGTGTCGAGCACGTAGTCGAGGCTGGGATCGCGCGACGAGGGCGGGCTGCCGCTGCCGAACAGGGCGCTCTCCAGGCTGCCGAGGCTGGGATCGGCCCGCACGGGGCAGAGGACTTTTCGAAAGTCGTCGTGGATGGCGACGTTGTCGTCGACCACGAGGATGCGCCTGGGCCCTTCGACCGCGCTCTTCGGGAAATAGTCCGAGCCGCGGCGGGAAGCAGGACCGGATGCCGGCCCCGACGCCGGCCCTGACTTCGCGGACGGAGGCGGATAGCTTCCAAATTCGGCCCGTGTTTTCCCCACTTCTCCCATCTCCCTCGACCCCCCGTTTGTGGGCTGACATCCATGCTACAGCCGACCTGGCTCGGGCGTACCCGGAAAGTGCAACGGACTGGTGCGCCGAGACAGCTTCAGTTACGAAGTGAATCGCACATCGATCGACGCGCGACGATTCGCCGCATTCCCGCCTCGGCTCCGCTGGCCTAAAAGTCTGCTCTTCTTAGCGGAGTCTCCCTCAATGCGCCGAACGCCTCTTTTGCTCATTCTAGTCGCGACGTCTTTTTCTGGCGCTGTAGCAATGTCTGCTTGCAGCGACGACACGACCACCCCTCCGCAGACACAGCCGGATGCTACGATCCCTGGCGCCGTGTCCATTGCGTTCGAAGGGCGCGTGGGGAGCGAGCCCTTTCGCTGCACGCAGGCGTACTCGCACCTGGGCACGGGCAGAGTCACCGCGGACGTTCTCGATTTCCGCTTTTACGTGCACGACGTTCGGCTGGTGACGCGCGATGGGCGCGAGACACCGGTGACCCTGACGCAGGATCAGAAGTGGCAATACCAGAACGTCGCGTTGCTCGACTTCGAGGACAAGAGCGGCAGCTGCGCCAATGGCACCGTCGATACGAACACGCGCGTGATGGGAACGGTGCCCGCGGGCGATTACACCGGTCTGCGATTCCGCCTCGGGGTACCCTTCTCGTTGAACCACGGAAACGCGGCCACGGCGCCTTCGCCGCTCAATTTGTCCGGGCTCTTTTGGATCTGGAACGCCGGGTACAAGTTCTTGCGCGTCGACGCGCGCGTTGCGCAAAACACGCTGCTCGCGGATGCGGGCGATGCCGGAGACGGTGGCGGCGGCGAGGCGGGCGCGCCGCCCGTGTTTCCCGTGCACATTGGAAGCACCGGCTGCCAGGGCGATGCGAAGGACGGCGGTGTGACGGATTGCTCGCGGCGCAACGTGGCGGACATCGAGCTTGCCTCGTTCGACGTCACGAAGAACAAGGTCGTGGTGGACTATGCCGCGCTCGTCGCGGGCACCGAGCTCACGGCGGGAGGCGGCATGGGGTGCATGTCTTCGCCGGAAGATGCCACGTGCAACGAGATTTTCGCGCGCCTCGGCCTCGATCTCGCCAGCGGCAAGCCTGCCGCGGGCCAAGCTTTCTTCCGCGTGGAGTAACCCGATGAACCGCGTTCTTCCCTCCGTGCTCGCTGCCTTCGCCGCTTCGGCGGTGGCATGGCTTGGGTGCGGCGGGTCGTCCTCTTCGCCGTCGGACGAAAAACCGAAGGACTACGAGTGGCAACTCCCGCAGGGCTTTCCCGTGCCCAAGGTGCCGGCGGACAACCCCATGTCGAAGGACAAGGTCGACCTGGGCCGGCACCTCTTTTACGACACGCGATTGTCGGGCAACGGGACGTACTCGTGCGCGTCGTGCCACATCCAGGAGAAAGCTTTCACCGACGGACGGCGCCGCGCCCTCGGGTCGACGAACGAGACGCACCCGCGCGGGTCGATGAGCCTCACCAACGTTGCGTATGCAACGACCTTGGCATGGGCAAACGACCTTCTGACGTCGCTGGAGACGCAGACCATGGTGCCCATGTTCGGCGAGACGCCTATCGAGCTCGGACTCGCCGGCCAGGAGGCGCAGATGCTGGAGCGCCTGCGCGCGGCACCGTACTACCCGCCCGCGTTCGCGAAGGCCTTCCCGGGCGACCCGGGGCCTTTTACCACCCAGCGCGTGGTCGAAGCGATCAGCGCCTTCGAGCGGACGATGATCTCGGGGCAGTCGCCGTACGACCGATTCGCCTTCCAGGGCGACAACGCCGCCATTTCCGAATCGGCGAAACGCGGGCGCGATCTCTTTTTCTCGGAGACGCTCGAGTGCTTTCATTGCCACGGCAATTTCAATTTTTCCGATTCGATATCGCACTCCGGGAGCGCATTCACCGAAACGATGTTTCACAACACCGGCCTGTACAACATCGACGGCAAAGGTGCCTTTCCGTCGGACAATGTCGGGCTCAAAGAAGTCTCGCACAAGGACTCCGACATGGGCCGGTTCAAGGCGCCCACGTTGCGCAACATCGCGGTCACGGCACCGTACATGCACGACGGGAGCATCTCCACCTTGGACGAAGCGCTCGATCACTATGCCGCGGGCGGGCGCACCATCGCGACCGGTCCGTACGCCGGCAATGGTTCGAAGAGTCCACTCAAGAGCGACCTAGTGGTCGGATTCGTAATTACGGCCGAACAGAAGGCCGATGTCGTTCATTTTCTCGAGAGCCTGACGGACAATGAGTTCTTGCATGATCCACGCTTTTCCAATCCGTGGACCGCGGGAGAGAGTCCATGAAATACGCTAGCAGCATGGGTCGCATCGCCGTCCTCACGGCATTGGCCATCGGCCTTCCCCTGGTTTCGTCCGTCGCCTGTTCGGGCTCGGACTCCGACGGCGTCACCGTCGCCGTGGACCTGGAAGCGCCTTCGAGCACCAAGCAGAGCATGGTGACCAAAACCTGGACGACCGATCTCGGTTACACGGTGACCCTGCAAGACGCCTACCTCGCGACGGGCAGCGTGGAGATCGTGCCGTGTGCTTCGGCGGCAAACCGGTTCGAGCTGAGAGACCTGTTCTCGGTGCGCGAGGCGCACGCCCACGTCGAGGGAAGCCCGACGAAGCTCGGCACCCCCGTGATCGAGTCGCTGCTTGCGGCCGGAGGCACCCGCGTCCACGTGGGAACGATGGCGCCGCCGCCCAATTCGTATTGCCAAGTTCGATATGGCGTTCGCGCGGCCGACGGCGACGCGGTCGGGCTCCCCAGCGACGTCTCCATGGTCGGCAAGTCGATTTACCTGCGCGGGACCCATGCGCGCGCGGGCGGCCAGCCGGTGGCCTTCGAGGCCTCGTCGGGCAGCGCCTTGGAGGTCACGGCCTCGCTTGGCCCGACCATGCTGTCGGGGAGCGGAACGCAGTCGGCCGTCTTGGTCGTACACAAGGTCGCCGACACGTGGTTCGACGGCATCGCCTTCGACACCGCGGCCTCCGACGACATCGCACGCGCGGTGCTCGAGCACGTGCGCCAATCGCTCACCATCGCCAAACAGTGAAGCGCCGATCGATTACCGGCCTGGGGATGCTCCTCGGGGCAGCGCTCACGCTGCTCGGCACGCGCAACGCCGACGCGTGCGCGGTGTGCGGCTGCGGCGATCCCACGCTCACCGCGATGGGCGCGGAAAAGCCCGCGCCCTTCCGGCTCCGCGCCGCCGTCGAATGGCGCCATCGCACGGACAACATCGGTCAAGAGCGGGTCGACCAGATCCGCCTCACCGAGGACCGCTTCGACGCGCAGCTCGCCTTTGCGCCGATCGACCGGCTTTACCTGCTGCTCACCGTGCCGACCTTGCGGCGCACCGTGAGCTACGTCAACGAAGCCGAGCGCACGCGGTGGGGGCTCGGCGACATCGAACTGCGCGCCAAGTTCTTTCTCTATCAGGACCGCGACTTCCAGCCGCGCCATCTCGTGTCCGTCGTCGGCGGCGTGAAGCTGCCCACGGCACCGCTCCAGCGCAACGATGCGGGAAGGCTCCTGCCCATCGAGCTGCAGCCCGGCACCGGATCGTTCGACCCCATCGTGGGCCTCTCGTACGCGTACTTCGCGAACCCCATTTCGTTTTACGCCAGCCTCCAAGGCACGTACCCCACGAGCGGCACCGAAGGCTTTCGCGCCAGCCCGTCGCTGCGCACCACCACCGCGCTGCAGTACCAAATCGTGACCCCGCTGGCCGTGCGCGCGGGCATCGAAACGCGCACCGACGGCAAGTCGCTCGAGGATGGTTCGCACTCGCGCGATTCGGGCGGATTCATCGGTTACGGTGCCGTGGAGGCCTTGGTGAGCCCCCTCACCGATCTCATGCTATTTGCCTCGTTCCGCATGCCCATCCTCAACGCCCTCGAGGGGTACCATGACGAAGGCCCGATGTTCGGTGCCGGCGTCGCCCTGGACTTCTAGCGGCTCGTGACATGGTCCCGCCCAGCAGCACCCCCACCGCCGACATCCGCCACGTGAGCCCGAGCATCGGCCTCGCATGGTTGGTGCGGCTTCGCTGGGGCGCGGTGGGCCTGCAAACGGTGCTCGTGCTCGTGGCGCGGCTGGCGCTCGGGCTCACGTTCCCGCTGACGGTCATCGTGCCGCTCCTGGTGGTGACGGCGACGTCGAACGCCGCGCTGGCGCTCGGGTTGCGCCGAGGCGCACGGTCCTCGCAGCGCATCTTGACCGCCGTGCTCGTGTTCGACACGCTCGTGCTCACCTTGATGCTCCACGCCACCGGTGGGGCGGCGAACCCGTTTTCCGTCTTTTACCTGGTGCAGGTCGCGCTGGCGGCCCTGCTGCTCGATGCCAGCGGCACATGGCTCGTGGCCATGTTCACGAGCATCGGCTTCGGGACGCTCTTCGCAGGGCTCGTCTTTCCCGGCGTCGCGCCCGTGCAGCCCCACGTTCACCACGCCGGCATGGACATGTCGGGCTCGTCGTTCTCGGTGCACCTGCAGGGCATGTGGGCGGCGTACACCTTGGCCGCGCTCTTCGTCGGGTACTTCGTCACGCGGCTCGCGCGCGCCCTCGAGCGGCAGCGGCGGGACCTGCTCGCGCTGCAAGAGGTGGCCGCCAAGGCCGAGAAGCTCGCGTCGTTGAGCACCTTGGCGGCGGGCGCGGCGCACGAGCTCGGAACGCCGCTGGCCACCATCGCGGTGGTCGCCAAGGAGCTCGAACGCGCCAGCGAACGCGCCGGTGGGGACGTGAAACTCGACCCAAAGAGCATCGCCGACGATGCGCGGCTGCTCCGCGCCGAGGCGGAGCGGTGCCGCACGATTCTCGCGCAGATGGGCGCCCACGCCGGGGAAAACCAGGGCGAGGCACCGCGCGCGGTGTCGGCGAACCGCATCGCCGAGGACGTGCTGGCCGCACTCGATGAAGGCCGCAGCAAGCGCGTCGCCGTTCACGTGAGCGATGCGGCCCTGACGGTGATGGCGCCGCCGCGTGCACTGGTGCAGGTGCTGCTCAACGTGGTGCGCAACGGCCTCGATGCGAGCGACGACGTGCCGTCGCCGCGCCGGCAGGTCCGCCTCGAGCTTTCGCCGTCCACCGCGGGCGGCTTCGTCGATTTCCAGGTGACCGACGAAGGCTCGGGCATCCCGCCGGAGCTCGTGGTGCGCCTCGGCGAGCCGTTTCTCACGACCAAGGCACCCGGTCGCGGGCTCGGGCTCGGGCTCTTTCTGGTGCGCGCCTTCGTCGAGCGAACGGGTGGCCGGCTCGACATCGCCTCGCGCGTGGGCGAGGGCACCAAAGTCACCTTGTCCGTACCCGCAGGAGAAGCCTCCGCATGAGCGAAGAAACCCCGCGATCCATCCTCGTCGTGGACGACGACGACACCTTCCGCACCCGCTTGGTGCGCGCCTTCGCCGATCGCGGCTTCGATGCCCGCGGCGCCGCCAACGGCGAAGAGGCCTTGCGGCGGGCCCGCACCGAAAGCCCCGAGTACGCGGTGGTGGACCTGCGCATGCCCGGCGATTTCGGCCTGGACGTGGTGCGCGCCCTTCGCGAAATCGACGAAGCCACGCGCATCGTCGTGCTCACCGGCTACGGGAGCATCGCCACCGCCATCGAGGCCATCCGCATGGGTGCCGTCGATTACCTGACCAAGCCTGCAGACGCCGACCAGATCTTGGCCGCCTTCGAAACCGGGCAAAAGGGCAAGCGCCCCGAGGACGCGGTCGCCACCGATGGAACCCCGAGCCTCGCGCGGGTCGAGTGGGAGCACATCCAGCGCGTCCTCATGGATTGCAGCGGCAATGTCTCTCAGGCTGCACGGCTCTTGGGCCTTCACCGCAGGTCGCTGCAACGTAAGCTTTCAAAACGTCCCATGCGCCGGTAGAACGACGCCCATGGCGGGTGAAAAAAGCCGGGCGTTGATCGACGAGCTGGGCCGGTATGTCATTGCGGATACGAAGCCGTTCGGTGTCGATCTGGCGAAATCCGAGGGGATGTACCTTGCGACGGTGGATGGCGAGCGGCTCTTCGATTGGGCCGGCTACTACGGAGCCAAGCTCATCGCGCACAACCACCCACGGCTCTACGAAGAAGGCTACGTGAAGCGGCTCGTCGTCGCGGCGAACAACAAGACGGCGAACCCCGACTTTCTCACGCCCGAGTGTGTCGCCTACTACCGCGAGCTTCACGCGCTCGCGCCGCGCTCGATGCGGAGCGAGTCGCTCGAAGTGTACGCGGTGAACTCGGGGGCCGAGGCCGTCGAGAACATGATGAAGTACCTGATCAACCGGCACCACGAGCGGCTGCTCGCGCAGGGCAAAATCTCGGCGGCACGCAGGTTCGTGTACTTCGAGCAAGCGTTTCACGGTCGCACCGTGTTCGCGCTGAACGTGACGCGCGTGTCGCACGATCCGGTGATGACCAAGGATTTTCACGGCTTCATGCCGGGCAACATCCAGGTTCCGTTCCCGGCCATGGATTCGACCGTCCCCGCGAGCGAGATCACGGCGCGCATGGAGCACACGCTCGGGGCGCTCGAGAATGCGTTTCGGCAATACCGCGACGAGGTGGTGGCCGTCATCGTCGAGCCGCTGCAGGGAGCTGGCGGCCATCGGATCGCACCGCCGGAGTTCTTCCCGCGCCTGTCCGCGCTTTGCCACGAGCACGGAGTGCAGCTCGGCTTCGACGAAGTGCAGACGGCCGGCGGGACGACGGGGACGTTCTTCGCCATCGACCAGTTCGACCTGCCGC encodes:
- a CDS encoding ATP-binding protein — its product is MVPPSSTPTADIRHVSPSIGLAWLVRLRWGAVGLQTVLVLVARLALGLTFPLTVIVPLLVVTATSNAALALGLRRGARSSQRILTAVLVFDTLVLTLMLHATGGAANPFSVFYLVQVALAALLLDASGTWLVAMFTSIGFGTLFAGLVFPGVAPVQPHVHHAGMDMSGSSFSVHLQGMWAAYTLAALFVGYFVTRLARALERQRRDLLALQEVAAKAEKLASLSTLAAGAAHELGTPLATIAVVAKELERASERAGGDVKLDPKSIADDARLLRAEAERCRTILAQMGAHAGENQGEAPRAVSANRIAEDVLAALDEGRSKRVAVHVSDAALTVMAPPRALVQVLLNVVRNGLDASDDVPSPRRQVRLELSPSTAGGFVDFQVTDEGSGIPPELVVRLGEPFLTTKAPGRGLGLGLFLVRAFVERTGGRLDIASRVGEGTKVTLSVPAGEASA
- a CDS encoding response regulator transcription factor; its protein translation is MSEETPRSILVVDDDDTFRTRLVRAFADRGFDARGAANGEEALRRARTESPEYAVVDLRMPGDFGLDVVRALREIDEATRIVVLTGYGSIATAIEAIRMGAVDYLTKPADADQILAAFETGQKGKRPEDAVATDGTPSLARVEWEHIQRVLMDCSGNVSQAARLLGLHRRSLQRKLSKRPMRR
- a CDS encoding metallo-mystery pair system four-Cys motif protein yields the protein MSIAFEGRVGSEPFRCTQAYSHLGTGRVTADVLDFRFYVHDVRLVTRDGRETPVTLTQDQKWQYQNVALLDFEDKSGSCANGTVDTNTRVMGTVPAGDYTGLRFRLGVPFSLNHGNAATAPSPLNLSGLFWIWNAGYKFLRVDARVAQNTLLADAGDAGDGGGGEAGAPPVFPVHIGSTGCQGDAKDGGVTDCSRRNVADIELASFDVTKNKVVVDYAALVAGTELTAGGGMGCMSSPEDATCNEIFARLGLDLASGKPAAGQAFFRVE
- a CDS encoding response regulator; the protein is MGKTRAEFGSYPPPSAKSGPASGPASGPASRRGSDYFPKSAVEGPRRILVVDDNVAIHDDFRKVLCPVRADPSLGSLESALFGSGSPPSSRDPSLDYVLDTATQGQAGYEMVVRACERGRPYALAFVDMKMPPGWDGVETIKHMIDRDPELEVVICSAYSDYSWHDVIRRLNRTGLRLLKKPFDSKDVLDLAWSLTSRWLRKARAKVT
- a CDS encoding di-heme enzyme, giving the protein MNRVLPSVLAAFAASAVAWLGCGGSSSSPSDEKPKDYEWQLPQGFPVPKVPADNPMSKDKVDLGRHLFYDTRLSGNGTYSCASCHIQEKAFTDGRRRALGSTNETHPRGSMSLTNVAYATTLAWANDLLTSLETQTMVPMFGETPIELGLAGQEAQMLERLRAAPYYPPAFAKAFPGDPGPFTTQRVVEAISAFERTMISGQSPYDRFAFQGDNAAISESAKRGRDLFFSETLECFHCHGNFNFSDSISHSGSAFTETMFHNTGLYNIDGKGAFPSDNVGLKEVSHKDSDMGRFKAPTLRNIAVTAPYMHDGSISTLDEALDHYAAGGRTIATGPYAGNGSKSPLKSDLVVGFVITAEQKADVVHFLESLTDNEFLHDPRFSNPWTAGESP
- a CDS encoding HAMP domain-containing protein — its product is MNVSIKSKLNAMLLALVAVMSAGSLFVYYFLTASIAPYDRIFDNLLLVSRMPALVSDVDREVDSYERAPRPETKARVELHLQELHRICDEARNNTPPSHLDSVSTIHGLEGLVRSLEEHTSLAIGYVDRQERTPALVESIELVDKIVDYSRRDVDAYVAEELQNLLPIRAAIVRNNRALSRGLQAAILIIAVASLLLGIWFVNRTIVRPLGEIISVSKKVAAGNLQQEIAVTERDEIGDLAFAFRGMQETITRLLRETESLFAAFRAGEMDMRGKEHGYSGSFRHLVLGINNVIDAVAARSDEARCANDALSSLNSELSAKNELLYSQMEERQRFQRERDAMHADLLATARKAGMAEIATGVLHNIGNALNSVNISSQVTSSLVAESKVKDVQRLAELLDAHQGDLGTFLTGDERGKLVPAFVRSLASALADEQARILAELGNLQGMVDHAKTVVTWQQNYAGVGGAVEEVAPSALVEDALMVARVEHDAAMSITVEKDYGSVPEVLVERHKVVQILVNLFSNARDAIQAAGREQGVVGIRLREIYENGRPGIAIEVSDNGDGIPSENMKDIFRYGYSTRQHGHGFGLHSCAFAAGELNGALTADSDGRDKGACFTLRLPARPRSFSGVAEKDGAVNTGA
- a CDS encoding M20/M25/M40 family metallo-hydrolase, which gives rise to MARTTDPIALLEHLIRVDTHNPGGDEPKLAALLAEELGARAPDDVTVVEVPRTSGGARGAYVYARWGEPDLLVNAHIDTVPVNAGWTGNPFDPWRKDGRVYGLGSCDTKGAIASILTALDAVRPRNVGVLFSGDEEVSSTCMTAFLASAYTKGITRAIVCEPTSVRVGVRHRGILGIKATLRGEGGHSSRADTMRAPLAELARVAVAWDDWGKAQRGRGPAGFTGMCTNIAGLEGGVAFNVVPERAVLTASFRPPPGANVNAVGDELVALAKEHCPDASFDSLIGRPSFETREVGAFGTYLGARAQAPIDVAFWTEAAQLSAAGIDAVVFGPGDIAQAHAPDEWVLESDLLAARDAFIQVFQQSVQGR
- a CDS encoding transporter, producing the protein MKRRSITGLGMLLGAALTLLGTRNADACAVCGCGDPTLTAMGAEKPAPFRLRAAVEWRHRTDNIGQERVDQIRLTEDRFDAQLAFAPIDRLYLLLTVPTLRRTVSYVNEAERTRWGLGDIELRAKFFLYQDRDFQPRHLVSVVGGVKLPTAPLQRNDAGRLLPIELQPGTGSFDPIVGLSYAYFANPISFYASLQGTYPTSGTEGFRASPSLRTTTALQYQIVTPLAVRAGIETRTDGKSLEDGSHSRDSGGFIGYGAVEALVSPLTDLMLFASFRMPILNALEGYHDEGPMFGAGVALDF
- a CDS encoding aminotransferase class III-fold pyridoxal phosphate-dependent enzyme; the protein is MAGEKSRALIDELGRYVIADTKPFGVDLAKSEGMYLATVDGERLFDWAGYYGAKLIAHNHPRLYEEGYVKRLVVAANNKTANPDFLTPECVAYYRELHALAPRSMRSESLEVYAVNSGAEAVENMMKYLINRHHERLLAQGKISAARRFVYFEQAFHGRTVFALNVTRVSHDPVMTKDFHGFMPGNIQVPFPAMDSTVPASEITARMEHTLGALENAFRQYRDEVVAVIVEPLQGAGGHRIAPPEFFPRLSALCHEHGVQLGFDEVQTAGGTTGTFFAIDQFDLPHPPQAVATGKKLANGAVYMQRPMKDLGVLDSTWGGTLADMVRFVQEMDIVRSERLIEQVPEKTTVLVDTLESLARRFPEVLYNVRGYGLYQGFSLRDPAMKGKLVRLALEEEKLLLLGAGEDTIRLRPHLHVSIPDIVKLGEHLERLVKRLA
- a CDS encoding sugar ABC transporter substrate-binding protein — protein: MKKHVALGAVACALMLAAGFVGLRAATSMQASGAGAGVDVPEAFRKRPRVVAIVEFSSSAHASQYLEGVKSEAASLGLALDVMDARNDRKAMADMLDNAVLQKVDGILISHGDPELLRKGAERAVARGIPIVSFDNELPLPEVTMMDQNDHKIAEIGLTRLLKDTGGKANIVHIWVPGFAPMEKRMQTYTRMMAEAPGIHEVERFGKATNNSALQTEVQMAEVLKAHPKGTIDAVWATWDEFARGAAAAIRKAGRSEIKVYGIDVANEDLDMIQDPESPWVATVGCPAAAVGRVQVRILGYRIAGRPVPHYYSLEPVMVAREMLPRGEKVTLETLHRFVPAFGDTTDFTEPWIMALKEKNKVSE